Genomic segment of Pseudomonas sp. DY-1:
GGTAGCCGCGATAACCGGACCAGGTTTCGCCGATTTCGTACTTCTCGCAGATCAGGTGCAACTTGAAGTTCTCGATGCGCGAAGCCATGTGGCGCAGTTCGCGGTGATAGATGATGTCCTTCGGCGTCCGCGCGCTATGGACGAAGATCATGTCCACCGCGCCATTGGTGTCGAAGAACCAGCGCGCCATGGACATCACCGGGGTGATGCCGACACCACCGGAGAGGAACAGCACCTTTTCCGCCGGGAAGTCGATGGCATTGAACAGGCCGACCGGGCCGTGCACTGGAATCACGTCGCCTTCTTTTAGGTTGTCGTGCAGCCAGTTGGAGACCTTGCCGCCGGGCACGCGCTTGATGGTCAGGGAGAAGCTGTAGGGCACCGACGGCGAGCTGGAGATGGTGTAGGAGCGCATGATCGGCTGGCCGTCGATCTCCAGCTCCAGGGTCACGAATTGCCCCGGCTTGAAGAAGAACACCATCGGTTGGTCGGCCATGAAGCAGAAGGTGCGTACATCCCAGGTTTCCTGGATCGCCTTGACGCAGCGAACCATGTGCCGGCCGTTGGTCCAGGTCTGGGTCGTGATCGGATTGAGGAAGTTGTTGGTCATGGACGCTGCTCCGCGCGTGGCCGGATATCGGCCTAATGTGGCGGATTGTGAATAACGCAAAAACGGCCCATTTACCTGTCCGCGACATTCACATGCTCATCGCGACCTGCCAGCAACCACCGGGGCTTGCGCGTCGGAAACGGATGTTCCCATGTCGCCCGTAGACAAGGTCGTACCTCCCAGCGCCAGCACACTCATTCCCAGCCGAACCATAAGGCTTCCGAGCGAACCACCCTCGCACCCGCAGCAGGGCAGCCAATCGGCAGGCGAGAAACGAGGGCAGGTCACGCCGCCTTGCGTGACAACCGAACCAGCCACTTATTTGCGGCGGTCGCCGGCGCGACCTGCCATTGAGGAGTTACCGATGGACGTCACTTCCACCCTGAGCCTGGGCGATCCGCTTGAACCCGCACGCAAGGCCACGGCCGAAATGCTCCGCGAACGCGATCACAGCTTCTCCCTGCCGCAGCCGTTCTACAACGATGAGCGCCTGTTCCAGATCGACATGCAGGAGATCTTCCACAAGGAGTGGCTGATCGCCGGCATGACCTGCGAAATCCCCGCCAAGGGCAACTACCTGACCCTGCAGATCGGCGACAACCCGATCATCGTCATTCGTGGCGCCGAGGGCCAGGTTCATGCCTTCCACAACGTCTGCCGCCACCGTGGCTCGCGCCTTTGCGTCAGTGAAAAGGGCAAGGTCGCCAAGCTGGTCTGCCCCTACCACCAGTGGACCTACGAGATTGACGGTCGCCTGCTGTTCGCCGGCACCGAGATGGGCGCCGACTTCGACATGAAGGAATACGGCCTGAAACCGGTGAACGTGAAGACCGCCGGCGGCTATATCTTCATCTCCCTGGCCGAGAACCCGCCGGCCATCGACGATTTCCTCGCCACCCTGGCTCACTACATGGAGCCGTACGACATGGAGAACACCAAGGTGGCCGTGCAGACCACCTTGAAGGAAGCGGCCAACTGGAAGCTGGTGCTCGAGAACAACCGCGAGTGCTACCACTGCAACGGTTCGCACCCGGAGCTGTTGAAGACCCTGCTGGAATGGGACGACGTCACCGACCCGCGCGCCAGCCAGGCCTTCAAGGACCAGGTCGCCGCCTGCACCAAGGCCTGGGACGAGGAGAAGATCCCCTACGCCCACGCCAGCTTCGGCCTGCGCAACCGTATCGTGCGCATGCCCCTGCTCGACGGCACCGTTTCCATGACCATGGACGGCAAACAGGGCAGCAAGAAACTCATGGGCCGCATCAAGAACCCGGACCTGGGCTCCATGCGCATCCTCCACCTGCCGCATTCCTGGAACCACTGCATGGGCGATCACATGATCGTGTTCACCGTGTGGCCCATCAGTGCCCAGGAAACCGTTGTCACCACCAAATGGCTGGTACACAAGGACGCGGTAGAAGGTGTGGACTACGACGTGCAGCGCCTGCGTGAAGTCTGGGATGCCACCAACGACCAGGACCGCCGCCTGGCCGAAGAGAACCAGCGCGGCATCAACTCCACGGCCTACCAGCCCGGCCCGTACTCCAAGACCTACGAGTTCGGCGTGATCAACTTCCTCGACTGGTACAGCGAACGCATGCTCAACAACCTGGGCGATACCCCGGCCACCAAGCTGCGCCAGGTCAACGAGTAATTCATCCAGAGAGCTCCGCGAGGCGACCTCGGTCGTCCTCCTGGAGCCGGAGGAACAGCCATGTCCGTATGCCTGGGCTTCGCTATTCTCCTGACGTTTTACGGACTGGCCTCGAGCCTGCTCAAGGCCTGGTCCGAACGATCACACTGAGGTCCCCAAGGACCACCCTCGCCCTCGTCGGGATGTCGGCCCTGACGGGGGCTTTTTTTGCCGGCCATTCCTGATCGCTGCGAGCCAGCGCCCTTCCTGACACACCGTCAACCAAGAAAAACCTTCAATGATCTCCAGATACTCAGAGAGATTGGTTGTGTGAAATTTCCCATTCCAGACGAATTGAGGATAAACACACACTCCTTATAGGAAATCTCCGAAGGATGCGAAGCGACTTCAGACGGACCGCGAATTCCTACAGAAAAATCGGAAACCTCAAGATCTAGTACGTCAGAGCCGTCTGATCTTTACTGACCCTACGTCAGACAGAGGGTAATGCCATGAAGAAAATCCTTATCTCCGTAGCGCTGCTGCTGACCGTAATTTCAGCGGTTTCTCACGCAAGCGACGGTAAGACGACTCATGGAGTCATTCACTTCGTAGGAAGCATTGAGAGGGGGCCATGTGAGTATTCCACAGCCACCTGGCACCGGCATGCGGGTCGCGCCAACGGCATCAGCCCAAACGGCGCCGGAGCAGTCCCCGCCGCGAGCGGGCTGTGCGCAGGAGTGGCTGACACGTCCTCCATCAGCACCTTTGAAGTCGCCAGCACCTCCAGCTCGACGATCCGCGGCAAGGTGGTGGTAGTCACGTTCAACTGAATGCACCAGGCCCCCACCGGACCTTGTCAGGCCCCCGGTGGAGGCAGCGCCCCACCGCACGTTCTATCGCAGAACAGAGGGTGTTTAATCACGAAATGTCGGGTCTTCCATCAGGTGATCCGAGATACAGATCGACCACGCCCTCGCGCAGAATCCATTCCAACCCGGGCAGGCACACAAGCTCCTGAACGTCGGGCTGCACCCGGGTCTGAAACCGACGCCTCGCCTGACTTCCTTTCTTTGCACGCTTCGCCACAAAGCACCAAGAGACTCGCGAAAGCCATGCAACAGGGCCGCTGACAAGTTTCACGACGTTTTCCAGCCCCGCCGAAAGTGGCCTTGAGAAATCGGCGAGAAACGAGCTACCGACGTCGTCGTAAATTCCTTACAGAGCCAAGAACCCCATCCGACATACCCAAAACTCAACAGGGATTATCGTGGCCCGGCATTTCGATGCAGCACTTTTCGTGATCAATTTATCTTGGAGTAAAGAATGAAAAAGCTCTCCCTCGCGTTCCTCGCCACGTCCGTCATCGCCGCCAGCGGCTCCGCCTTCGCCGCCACCGATGCTGGTCATGGCCAGATCAACTTCACCGGCATGATCAACAACGACGCCTGCTCGGTCGAAGGCGCCGCCGGCAAGGACAAATCCGTTTCCGTACCTATGGGCACCGTCTCCATCAAGGACATGGGCAGCGACACCGCACCAACCGGTGGCCGCCTGGCAGCCGCTGACTTCAACCTGAAGATCAACTGCAACGAAGGCACCAAGGTTGCCATGCTGTTCGACGCCAAGTCCGGCTCCGGCGTCGTTGCCGGTAAAAAGGTCCTGGCCCTGAACCCCGGCACCGAGTCCGCCAAGAACGTCGGCATCGCCATCATGGACAGCAATGGCCAGATCGTCGACCTGAGCGCCCCGGCTACCGCCAAGATCGAGAGCGAGCTGAACGGTGCCGACGCCACCCTCACCTTCTCGGCCGCCTACGTCACCACCGCTGACCCGAAGTCCGCCACTGCGGGTAAAGGTGACGCGACCCTGCCGTTCACCCTGCAGTACGAATAAGCCGGTACTGCGTCCCTGAAGATGGGCGAGGCCACCCGGCCTCGCCACCTCCCTGGTACCTGGTGGTAAAGCCTATGCTCCGTCGTACGATCTCTGCCTGCCTGGGCGCACTGAGCCTGGTGCTGGCGTCCCAAACTTTCGCGGGAATATCCCTCAGCTCCACCCGCATCATTCTCAACAGCGCCGACAAAGAGGCCAGCGTCACCGTCCGAAATGGCGGCCAAGATGTCCTGGTCCAGTCATGGATCGATAGCGCAAATGACACGGACGCCCCCCCACCTTTTGCCGTGACCCCACCCCTGGCACGCGTCCCGGCGAACGAGCAGCAGTTACTTCGCGTCCTGTTCGAGGGTAGCGGCATGCCCGGCGACAGGGAGTCGGTGGTGTGGCTGAACGTCCAGGAAATCCCCCAGGCCACGGCTGCCGAGAACACGCTGCAACTGGCGGTACGCCAGCGGATCAAGGTGTTCTTCCGCCCGGCGGGCCTGAAC
This window contains:
- a CDS encoding molecular chaperone, whose product is MLRRTISACLGALSLVLASQTFAGISLSSTRIILNSADKEASVTVRNGGQDVLVQSWIDSANDTDAPPPFAVTPPLARVPANEQQLLRVLFEGSGMPGDRESVVWLNVQEIPQATAAENTLQLAVRQRIKVFFRPAGLNGEASKAPEQLQWQLVSKAGKTELKVRNPGNYHVSMSDVKLGSEVAVESVMVAPGDEKTFSIPRPISAGSVELSFSSINDYGAQVPYSARLSTGSSAGTSAKRSDRAS
- the gbcB gene encoding glycine-betaine demethylase subunit GbcB is translated as MTNNFLNPITTQTWTNGRHMVRCVKAIQETWDVRTFCFMADQPMVFFFKPGQFVTLELEIDGQPIMRSYTISSSPSVPYSFSLTIKRVPGGKVSNWLHDNLKEGDVIPVHGPVGLFNAIDFPAEKVLFLSGGVGITPVMSMARWFFDTNGAVDMIFVHSARTPKDIIYHRELRHMASRIENFKLHLICEKYEIGETWSGYRGYLNRAMLDLIAGDFMEREIFCCGPTPYMAAIKRLLEAAGFDMKRYHEEAFGPTPPEIRAEVNEHAAEAAEAAAEVPAGDMNLVEFTSTGKSIRVAPGETVHSAAAKVGLHIPKACGMGICGTCKVMKTAGEVEMEHNGGITDEDVAEGYILSCCSVPKGDVSIDY
- the gbcA gene encoding glycine-betaine demethylase subunit GbcA, whose product is MDVTSTLSLGDPLEPARKATAEMLRERDHSFSLPQPFYNDERLFQIDMQEIFHKEWLIAGMTCEIPAKGNYLTLQIGDNPIIVIRGAEGQVHAFHNVCRHRGSRLCVSEKGKVAKLVCPYHQWTYEIDGRLLFAGTEMGADFDMKEYGLKPVNVKTAGGYIFISLAENPPAIDDFLATLAHYMEPYDMENTKVAVQTTLKEAANWKLVLENNRECYHCNGSHPELLKTLLEWDDVTDPRASQAFKDQVAACTKAWDEEKIPYAHASFGLRNRIVRMPLLDGTVSMTMDGKQGSKKLMGRIKNPDLGSMRILHLPHSWNHCMGDHMIVFTVWPISAQETVVTTKWLVHKDAVEGVDYDVQRLREVWDATNDQDRRLAEENQRGINSTAYQPGPYSKTYEFGVINFLDWYSERMLNNLGDTPATKLRQVNE
- a CDS encoding fimbrial protein, whose amino-acid sequence is MKKLSLAFLATSVIAASGSAFAATDAGHGQINFTGMINNDACSVEGAAGKDKSVSVPMGTVSIKDMGSDTAPTGGRLAAADFNLKINCNEGTKVAMLFDAKSGSGVVAGKKVLALNPGTESAKNVGIAIMDSNGQIVDLSAPATAKIESELNGADATLTFSAAYVTTADPKSATAGKGDATLPFTLQYE